A genomic region of Photobacterium swingsii contains the following coding sequences:
- the seqA gene encoding replication initiation negative regulator SeqA, with product MKTIEVDDELYRYIASQTQHIGESASDILRRLLMMPQENLQVAPAPEVVMPVRPRGIVVSKDAGNAPQVDRVKEMRSLLISDEFAAQEKAIGRFMMILSSLYRIDSQGFTEAAAIKGRTRVYFADKEETLLASGKTTKPKAIPETPFWVITNTNTDRKRQMVEQLMTKMGFGGDITEKVCGEI from the coding sequence ATGAAGACGATTGAAGTCGACGACGAGCTATACCGCTATATTGCCAGCCAAACTCAGCATATTGGTGAAAGCGCCTCTGACATTCTGCGTCGCTTACTGATGATGCCTCAGGAAAACCTACAGGTTGCACCTGCACCTGAAGTGGTTATGCCTGTTCGCCCACGCGGTATCGTTGTAAGTAAAGATGCTGGTAATGCACCGCAAGTAGATCGTGTAAAAGAAATGCGATCACTACTGATCTCTGATGAGTTCGCGGCACAGGAAAAAGCAATTGGTCGCTTTATGATGATCTTATCATCGCTTTATCGCATTGATTCTCAAGGATTCACAGAAGCTGCGGCAATCAAGGGCCGTACACGTGTATATTTCGCAGATAAAGAAGAGACGTTACTCGCGAGTGGTAAAACTACAAAACCTAAGGCCATTCCTGAGACCCCATTTTGGGTAATTACAAATACGAATACTGATCGTAAACGTCAAATGGTAGAGCAACTGATGACCAAAATGGGCTTCGGTGGCGATATTACAGAGAAAGTTTGCGGTGAAATTTAA
- a CDS encoding DUF4442 domain-containing protein, giving the protein MYKYYKPNIVRRALNLWPPFWGAGINITHISDDFRAVDVNLKLRWWNKNANRTQYGGSIFSLTDPIYALMLIGILGHEYYVWDKQADINFLKPGSSDLNAHFIISDDCVRWIKQQTADGDKCFPEFVVNVMNADGDTVATVKRVLYVRKKPQFREESSREREEGLGFEEHISSESKIASEKVHQ; this is encoded by the coding sequence GTGTACAAGTATTACAAACCCAATATTGTTCGACGAGCATTAAATCTCTGGCCACCTTTTTGGGGGGCTGGCATTAATATCACACATATCAGTGATGATTTTCGTGCTGTAGACGTCAATCTAAAATTACGTTGGTGGAATAAAAATGCAAATCGCACTCAGTATGGTGGGAGTATTTTTTCATTGACGGATCCAATTTATGCCTTGATGTTGATAGGGATACTTGGGCATGAGTATTATGTATGGGATAAGCAGGCTGACATCAATTTTTTAAAGCCTGGTAGCTCGGATCTTAATGCGCATTTCATTATTTCAGACGATTGTGTTCGTTGGATAAAACAACAAACAGCAGACGGTGATAAGTGCTTTCCGGAGTTTGTGGTGAATGTCATGAATGCTGACGGAGATACAGTGGCGACGGTTAAACGTGTACTTTATGTGCGTAAGAAGCCCCAATTTAGAGAAGAAAGCAGCAGAGAGCGAGAAGAGGGACTTGGTTTTGAGGAGCACATAAGTTCAGAAAGCAAAATAGCTTCAGAGAAAGTACATCAATAG
- a CDS encoding DUF2788 domain-containing protein — MLYEHMDLLESIGLDLLFASIFFFIGMAIKDVLQQGNVPPFGRKIVWLVLFLGCAGFITKGLIQLSWEGAGIG, encoded by the coding sequence GTGTTATACGAGCATATGGATCTGCTTGAATCCATCGGGTTGGACTTGTTGTTTGCATCAATCTTTTTCTTTATCGGTATGGCGATAAAAGATGTACTTCAACAAGGTAATGTTCCCCCATTTGGACGCAAAATTGTTTGGCTAGTACTATTCTTGGGCTGTGCAGGCTTTATCACTAAAGGTTTAATCCAACTGAGTTGGGAAGGTGCGGGGATAGGGTAA
- the nagA gene encoding N-acetylglucosamine-6-phosphate deacetylase, translating to MYALTNCRIFTGSDVLNNHAVIIDGVNIHAVCPVTELPQDIKTVDLDGAELTPGFIDLQLNGCGGVMLNDEINADTIHTMHLANLKSGCTSFLPTLITSSDADMKAAIAAEREYQSKYNNHSLGLHLEGPYLNVMKKGIHSVDHIRRSDDEMIKTICDNADVVTKVTLAPEQNPHEHIEQLVEAGIVVSAGHTNATYVEARQGFAAGITFATHLFNAMTPIAGREPGMVGAIYDTPEVYTGIIADGFHVDYANIRMAHRMKGEKLVLVTDATAPAGADMDHFIFVGKKVYYRDGKCVDENGTLGGSALTMIEAVENSVEHAGIALDEAIRMATLYPARAIGVDHKLGAIKKGMVANLTIFDRQFNVRATVVNGEYEQN from the coding sequence ATGTACGCGCTTACCAATTGCCGCATTTTTACCGGTAGCGATGTGCTGAATAACCACGCCGTCATCATTGACGGCGTGAACATTCACGCTGTATGCCCTGTTACCGAGCTTCCTCAAGATATTAAAACCGTTGATTTAGATGGCGCAGAACTAACGCCTGGCTTTATTGATCTACAGCTAAATGGCTGTGGTGGCGTAATGCTTAATGATGAAATCAACGCTGATACCATTCACACCATGCACCTTGCTAACCTGAAATCAGGTTGTACTAGCTTTTTGCCAACCCTGATCACTTCATCAGACGCTGACATGAAAGCTGCTATTGCTGCAGAACGTGAATACCAAAGCAAATACAACAATCACTCTTTAGGCCTACACCTTGAAGGTCCTTACCTAAACGTGATGAAAAAAGGCATTCACAGTGTTGACCATATTCGTCGTTCTGATGACGAAATGATCAAAACTATCTGTGATAACGCCGATGTTGTAACTAAAGTGACCCTAGCACCAGAACAAAACCCACACGAGCACATTGAGCAACTCGTAGAAGCTGGGATTGTTGTTTCTGCAGGCCACACGAATGCAACTTATGTTGAAGCTCGCCAAGGCTTTGCTGCTGGTATTACATTTGCCACTCACTTATTCAATGCAATGACCCCAATCGCTGGCCGTGAACCTGGTATGGTGGGTGCCATTTATGACACGCCTGAAGTATACACAGGCATCATTGCTGATGGCTTCCATGTCGATTATGCCAATATTCGTATGGCCCATCGCATGAAAGGTGAGAAATTAGTCCTAGTTACTGATGCAACTGCACCTGCAGGAGCAGACATGGATCACTTTATTTTTGTCGGTAAGAAAGTATATTATCGTGATGGCAAGTGCGTTGATGAAAATGGCACACTTGGCGGTTCGGCGCTGACAATGATAGAAGCAGTAGAAAATAGCGTCGAGCATGCAGGCATCGCCCTTGATGAAGCGATCCGTATGGCTACTCTGTATCCTGCACGCGCTATTGGTGTAGATCACAAACTGGGTGCCATCAAAAAAGGCATGGTTGCTAACCTGACTATTTTTGATCGTCAATTCAATGTTCGGGCGACTGTTGTTAACGGTGAATACGAGCAGAACTAA
- the nagC gene encoding DNA-binding transcriptional regulator NagC: MTGGQIGNVDLVKQLNSAAVYRLIDLQGPISRIQVADVSQLAPASVTKITRQLLERGLIKEVAQQASTGGRRAISLTTESAAFHSIAIRLGRDSIEMTLYDLSGKYIAGMAAQFSYDDQDALLSGLMKYIHQFIADNENVMKELVAFGITLPGLIDPEKGIIEYMPHIEVDNFPLADIITDTFGVSCFVGNDIRGLALAEHYFGASRDCKDSILVSVHHGTGAGIIVNGQVFLGFNRNVGEIGHIQIDPLGDKCQCGNFGCLETVASDPAVIAHVQKLLDQGYSSSLQELEEVTMLAICEAANKGDELASQALIKVGNQLGKALAMTINLFNPQKIVLAGNITQAKEIVLPAIRRCIETQSLSTFHKDLPIVPSELISHPTIGAFSMIKRAMLNGVLLQRLLED; encoded by the coding sequence ATGACAGGCGGACAAATTGGTAATGTAGATCTAGTAAAGCAGCTAAACAGTGCTGCTGTATATAGACTGATCGACTTACAAGGCCCTATATCACGGATTCAGGTTGCAGACGTAAGTCAACTTGCTCCCGCAAGTGTTACTAAAATTACCCGCCAGTTACTTGAGCGCGGCCTTATCAAAGAGGTCGCGCAACAAGCATCGACAGGTGGTCGACGAGCTATATCGCTGACAACGGAATCAGCAGCTTTCCACTCTATTGCGATCCGCCTCGGACGCGATTCTATTGAAATGACCTTGTACGATCTCAGCGGTAAATATATCGCAGGGATGGCGGCACAATTCTCTTATGATGACCAAGACGCACTCCTTTCAGGCTTAATGAAGTACATTCATCAGTTTATTGCTGATAATGAAAACGTCATGAAAGAATTGGTGGCCTTTGGTATTACGCTTCCAGGTCTTATCGATCCTGAAAAAGGCATCATTGAATACATGCCTCACATTGAAGTCGATAACTTCCCACTCGCAGATATCATCACCGATACTTTTGGTGTTTCTTGTTTTGTTGGTAATGATATTCGTGGGTTAGCACTGGCTGAGCATTACTTTGGTGCTAGCCGTGACTGTAAAGACTCCATCTTAGTCAGTGTCCACCATGGCACAGGCGCAGGTATTATCGTCAATGGTCAGGTTTTCCTTGGTTTTAACCGCAATGTTGGTGAAATTGGCCACATCCAAATTGATCCACTGGGCGATAAATGTCAATGTGGTAACTTTGGTTGCCTCGAAACTGTAGCCTCAGATCCTGCTGTTATTGCACATGTACAAAAACTTCTCGATCAAGGCTATTCAAGTAGCCTACAAGAGCTTGAAGAAGTCACCATGTTGGCGATTTGCGAAGCTGCAAACAAAGGTGATGAGCTGGCAAGTCAGGCTTTAATCAAAGTGGGTAACCAGCTGGGTAAAGCGCTCGCGATGACCATCAACTTATTTAACCCGCAGAAAATTGTTTTAGCAGGTAATATTACGCAAGCCAAAGAGATAGTGTTACCAGCTATTCGTCGCTGTATTGAAACGCAATCGCTATCAACCTTTCATAAGGATTTGCCGATTGTGCCTTCAGAACTTATTTCACACCCGACAATTGGCGCTTTCTCAATGATTAAGCGTGCTATGTTGAACGGTGTACTGCTACAACGCCTATTAGAAGATTAA
- the nagB gene encoding glucosamine-6-phosphate deaminase: MRLIPLNNAKDVGLWSARHIADSINKFQPTAERPFVLGLPTGGTPLTTYKRLIELYEAGEVSFKHVVTFNMDEYIGISADHPESYRSFMYGNFFNHIDIQEENINLLNGNTDDHEAECQRYEDKIKSYGRINLFMGGVGNDGHIAFNEPASSLSSRTRIKTLTQDTRIANSRFFDGDIEQVPKYALTIGVGTLLDSAEIMILVTGHNKAQALEAAVEGSVNHLWTVSALQLHPKSLIVCDEPATQELKVKTVKYFQELEAENIKNL, translated from the coding sequence GTGAGACTAATCCCGCTTAATAACGCTAAAGATGTAGGTTTGTGGTCAGCGCGCCATATCGCTGATTCTATTAACAAATTTCAGCCAACTGCGGAGCGTCCATTTGTTCTTGGCTTACCAACAGGTGGTACACCACTGACAACTTATAAGCGCTTAATTGAACTTTATGAAGCAGGCGAAGTAAGTTTCAAGCATGTTGTTACTTTCAATATGGACGAATACATCGGCATCTCAGCTGATCACCCTGAGTCTTACCGTAGTTTTATGTACGGTAACTTCTTCAATCATATTGATATTCAAGAAGAAAACATCAATCTTCTGAATGGTAATACTGATGACCACGAAGCAGAATGCCAACGTTACGAAGACAAAATTAAGTCTTACGGTCGCATCAACCTATTCATGGGTGGCGTAGGTAACGACGGTCATATCGCATTTAACGAGCCAGCATCATCGCTATCTTCTCGTACTCGCATCAAAACACTAACTCAAGACACACGTATCGCTAACTCTCGTTTCTTCGATGGCGATATCGAACAAGTACCTAAATATGCACTAACAATTGGTGTTGGTACGCTACTTGATTCAGCTGAAATCATGATCCTGGTAACAGGCCACAATAAAGCACAAGCATTAGAAGCTGCTGTTGAAGGCTCTGTAAACCACCTATGGACAGTATCTGCACTTCAACTTCACCCTAAATCACTGATTGTTTGTGATGAGCCTGCAACGCAAGAGCTTAAAGTGAAGACAGTAAAATACTTCCAAGAGCTTGAAGCTGAAAATATTAAAAACCTTTAA
- the fur gene encoding ferric iron uptake transcriptional regulator produces the protein MSDNNHALKQAGLKVTLPRLKILEVLQQPDCQHISAEDLYKKLIDIGEEIGLATVYRVLNQFDDAGIVTRHHFEGGKSVFELATQHHHDHLVCLDCGKVIEFSDDVIEERQKEIASSFNVRLTNHSLYLYGHCMEGNCTEDESLHDQK, from the coding sequence ATGTCAGATAATAACCATGCACTAAAACAAGCAGGTTTGAAGGTTACGCTTCCACGTCTAAAGATTTTAGAAGTGTTACAACAACCAGATTGCCAGCACATTAGTGCTGAAGATTTGTATAAAAAACTAATCGATATTGGTGAAGAGATTGGCCTTGCGACTGTTTACCGCGTCTTAAACCAATTTGATGACGCTGGCATTGTGACTCGCCATCATTTCGAAGGTGGAAAATCTGTTTTTGAGTTAGCGACTCAGCACCACCACGATCACTTAGTGTGCCTTGATTGTGGCAAAGTGATTGAGTTTTCTGATGATGTTATTGAAGAACGTCAGAAGGAAATCGCGTCAAGCTTCAATGTAAGGTTAACCAACCATAGCCTATACCTATACGGTCACTGTATGGAAGGCAACTGCACTGAAGACGAAAGCCTTCACGACCAAAAATAA
- the glnS gene encoding glutamine--tRNA ligase codes for MSESEARPSNFIRQIIDADLDSGKHSNVHTRFPPEPNGYLHIGHAKSICLNFGIAQDYQGQCNLRFDDTNPEKEDIEYVESIKNDVNWLGFEWSGEICYSSNYFDKLHGFAVELINKGLAYVDELSPEQMREYRGTLTEPGKHSPYRDRSVEENIALFDQMKNGEIEEGKMCLRAKIDMASPFMVMRDPVIYRVRFATHHQTGDKWCIYPMYDFTHCISDALEGITHSICTLEFQDNRRLYDWVLDNITIDCQPRQYEFSRLNLEYTVMSKRKLNQLVTENLVSGWDDPRMPTISGLRRRGFTSASIREFCKRIGVTKQDNTIEMSSLESCIRDDLNTNAPRAMAVLDPVKVVIENFGETEVLTVANHPNNPEMGERQVPFSREVYIERDDFREEANKKYKRLVLGKEVRLRGAYVIKAERIEKDAEGDITTIFCTYDADTLGKNPADGRKVKGVIHWVSAEAGLPAEFRLYDRLFTVPNPGAADDFVAVINPESLAVVNGFVEPALQTAEAEKAFQFERTGYFCADIKDSSAEKLVFNRTVGLRDTWAKIGD; via the coding sequence ATGAGTGAATCTGAAGCTCGTCCATCAAACTTTATCCGCCAAATTATTGATGCGGATTTAGACAGTGGCAAACATTCAAACGTCCATACCCGATTCCCGCCGGAGCCGAACGGTTACCTGCATATCGGCCATGCTAAATCTATTTGTTTGAACTTCGGTATCGCTCAGGACTACCAGGGACAATGTAATCTTCGTTTTGATGATACTAACCCTGAGAAAGAAGACATCGAGTACGTTGAGTCTATTAAGAACGATGTTAACTGGTTAGGCTTCGAGTGGAGTGGTGAGATTTGTTACTCATCAAACTACTTCGATAAGCTACACGGGTTTGCAGTTGAACTAATTAATAAAGGCTTAGCGTATGTTGATGAGCTAAGTCCTGAGCAGATGCGTGAGTACCGTGGCACATTAACAGAGCCTGGTAAGCATAGCCCATACCGTGACCGTAGTGTTGAAGAAAACATCGCGCTGTTTGATCAAATGAAGAACGGTGAGATCGAAGAAGGCAAGATGTGTCTTCGTGCTAAAATTGATATGGCGTCGCCATTCATGGTTATGCGCGATCCTGTTATCTATCGTGTTCGTTTTGCTACTCACCACCAAACGGGTGATAAGTGGTGTATTTACCCTATGTACGACTTCACGCACTGTATCTCAGATGCGTTAGAAGGCATTACACACTCAATTTGTACGCTTGAATTCCAAGACAACCGTCGTCTATACGATTGGGTGCTGGATAACATCACTATCGATTGTCAGCCGCGTCAGTACGAGTTCAGCCGCCTGAACCTTGAGTACACGGTTATGTCGAAGCGTAAGCTAAACCAACTAGTAACTGAAAACCTAGTTTCTGGTTGGGACGATCCACGTATGCCAACCATTTCTGGTCTACGTCGCCGTGGCTTTACGTCTGCATCTATTCGTGAATTCTGTAAGCGTATCGGTGTGACTAAGCAAGATAACACGATCGAAATGAGCTCACTTGAGTCTTGTATTCGTGATGATCTAAACACCAACGCACCACGTGCGATGGCAGTGCTTGATCCAGTCAAAGTGGTTATCGAAAACTTTGGTGAAACTGAAGTACTAACGGTTGCGAACCACCCGAACAACCCAGAGATGGGTGAGCGTCAGGTACCATTTAGCCGTGAGGTTTACATCGAGCGTGATGACTTCCGTGAAGAAGCAAACAAGAAGTACAAACGCCTAGTTTTAGGTAAAGAAGTGCGTCTACGCGGCGCGTATGTGATCAAAGCTGAACGTATCGAAAAAGATGCGGAAGGTGATATCACAACTATCTTCTGTACTTACGATGCAGACACGCTAGGTAAGAACCCTGCTGATGGCCGTAAAGTGAAAGGTGTTATTCACTGGGTATCTGCAGAGGCAGGTCTTCCAGCTGAGTTCCGTTTGTACGATCGTCTATTTACAGTACCTAACCCAGGTGCAGCTGATGATTTTGTTGCGGTTATTAACCCAGAATCACTGGCTGTTGTGAATGGCTTTGTTGAGCCAGCGCTACAAACAGCAGAAGCTGAGAAAGCATTCCAGTTTGAGCGTACGGGTTACTTCTGTGCTGATATTAAAGACTCTTCTGCTGAGAAGTTGGTCTTTAACCGCACTGTCGGCCTACGTGATACTTGGGCAAAAATTGGTGATTAA
- the nagE gene encoding N-acetylglucosamine-specific PTS transporter subunit IIBC, with product MNILGYFQKVGKALMVPVATLPAAAILMGIGYWIDPVAWGGNSALAAFLIKAGAAIIDNMSVLFAIGVAYGMSKDKDGAAALSGFVGFLVVTTLLSPGAVAQIQGIAPDAVPAAFGKINNQFVGILVGITSAEIYNRFSAVELHKALAFFSGKRLVPILTSFAGIFIAFVLMYIWPAVYGGLVNFGETIQGMGELGAGIYAFFNRLLIPVGLHHALNSVFWFDVAGINDIPNFLGGAKSIAEGTATVGVTGMYQAGFFPIMMFGLPGAALAMYHTAKAKNKEKVASIMIAAGFASFFTGVTEPLEFAFMFLAPALYVVHAALAGLSVYIAASMQWIAGFGFSAGLVDMVLSTRNPLAVNWYMLIVQGLVFFGLYYVIFRTAIVKFNLKTPGREDDDVEESSGVTGSKETGELAKQYLKALGGHGNLENIDACITRLRLTLKDSSLANEKTLKALGAMGVVKLGSNNLQVILGPLAEIVAGEMKKIPASEDLSAVKLP from the coding sequence GTGAATATTCTTGGATATTTTCAAAAAGTAGGTAAAGCATTGATGGTGCCAGTCGCCACACTGCCTGCCGCAGCTATTTTAATGGGTATTGGTTACTGGATTGACCCGGTAGCTTGGGGCGGTAACAGTGCACTAGCAGCATTTTTGATTAAAGCTGGTGCGGCGATTATCGACAACATGTCAGTGCTATTCGCAATTGGTGTTGCGTATGGTATGTCTAAAGATAAAGACGGTGCTGCAGCACTTTCTGGTTTTGTTGGCTTCTTAGTAGTAACAACGCTGCTTTCTCCGGGCGCTGTTGCACAGATTCAAGGTATTGCACCTGATGCAGTTCCTGCCGCTTTCGGTAAAATCAACAACCAATTCGTTGGTATTTTAGTTGGTATCACTTCTGCTGAAATCTACAACCGTTTCTCTGCTGTAGAACTTCACAAAGCACTAGCATTCTTCTCTGGTAAGCGTTTGGTTCCTATCCTAACGTCTTTCGCTGGTATCTTTATTGCTTTCGTACTTATGTACATCTGGCCTGCAGTTTACGGTGGTCTAGTAAACTTTGGTGAAACAATTCAAGGTATGGGTGAGCTAGGTGCTGGTATCTACGCATTCTTCAACCGCCTACTGATCCCTGTTGGTCTTCACCACGCACTAAACTCAGTATTCTGGTTTGACGTAGCGGGTATTAACGATATCCCTAACTTCCTTGGTGGTGCGAAATCTATCGCTGAAGGTACTGCAACTGTAGGTGTTACAGGTATGTACCAAGCTGGTTTCTTCCCTATCATGATGTTTGGCCTACCTGGTGCTGCACTTGCGATGTACCACACGGCTAAAGCGAAGAACAAAGAAAAAGTAGCATCTATCATGATTGCTGCAGGTTTCGCTTCATTCTTCACTGGTGTAACTGAGCCGCTAGAATTCGCATTCATGTTCCTAGCACCTGCGCTATACGTAGTTCACGCAGCACTTGCTGGTCTATCTGTATACATCGCTGCATCTATGCAGTGGATTGCAGGCTTCGGTTTCTCTGCAGGTCTAGTGGATATGGTTCTATCTACTCGTAACCCACTAGCAGTTAACTGGTACATGCTAATTGTACAAGGTCTAGTCTTCTTCGGTCTTTACTATGTAATCTTCCGCACAGCTATCGTTAAGTTCAATCTTAAGACGCCTGGTCGTGAAGACGACGATGTAGAAGAGTCTTCTGGTGTAACTGGTTCTAAAGAAACTGGTGAGCTGGCTAAGCAGTACCTTAAAGCTCTGGGTGGTCACGGTAACCTAGAAAACATCGATGCATGTATCACTCGTCTACGTCTGACTCTTAAAGACAGCAGCCTAGCGAATGAGAAAACATTGAAAGCACTAGGTGCAATGGGTGTGGTTAAACTAGGTTCAAACAACCTACAAGTTATCCTAGGCCCTCTAGCTGAAATCGTTGCGGGCGAAATGAAAAAAATCCCTGCATCAGAAGATCTATCTGCAGTAAAACTGCCTTAG
- the fldA gene encoding flavodoxin FldA yields the protein MASVGLFFGSDTGNTEAVAKMIQKQLTKNLVEVKDIAKSSKEDIDNFDLLLLGIPTWYYGEAQCDWDDFFPELEAIDFSTKLVAIFGCGDQEDYAEYFCDAMGTVRDIVESRGATIVGHFSTEGFEFEASKALVDDNNFIGLCIDEDRQPELTEERVQKWVGQIYEEMCLAELAD from the coding sequence ATGGCGAGCGTTGGACTCTTCTTTGGTAGCGACACAGGTAATACCGAAGCTGTCGCGAAAATGATTCAAAAACAACTAACCAAAAACTTAGTTGAAGTTAAAGACATAGCTAAAAGCAGCAAAGAAGACATCGATAACTTTGATCTTCTTCTGCTAGGTATCCCAACGTGGTACTACGGCGAAGCACAATGTGATTGGGATGATTTCTTCCCTGAACTAGAAGCCATCGACTTCTCAACTAAGCTAGTTGCTATCTTTGGTTGTGGTGACCAAGAAGACTACGCTGAGTATTTCTGTGATGCTATGGGTACAGTACGTGATATCGTAGAAAGCCGTGGTGCAACGATTGTTGGTCACTTCTCAACTGAAGGCTTCGAGTTTGAAGCATCTAAAGCACTTGTTGATGACAACAACTTCATCGGTCTATGTATCGACGAAGATCGCCAGCCAGAGCTGACTGAAGAACGTGTTCAGAAGTGGGTTGGTCAAATCTACGAAGAAATGTGTCTAGCAGAGCTTGCAGACTAA
- a CDS encoding alpha/beta fold hydrolase, whose translation MNLHYRVEGEGETIILIHGLFGSLDNLGLLARTLKEHYQVISVDLRNHGQSPKSDRFTYREMAQDVLAVADHLQIEQFAVIGHSMGGKVAMALSEVAQHRLTQLIVMDIAPVAYQEHRHENVFKGLLEVAKHTVNKRSEAETYLAQHVVEPGVRQFLLKSFAKGDNGYQWRFNVDALIANYATIMGWEPVQPFIGKTLFIKGQNSEYIQTAHRAEVAKQFPNAKAHMVANTGHWLHAEKPDVVSRIILNFLDAKADN comes from the coding sequence GTGAATCTTCATTATCGCGTGGAAGGCGAAGGCGAAACGATCATTTTGATCCATGGCCTTTTTGGCAGTTTAGACAACCTTGGCTTATTAGCCCGAACACTGAAAGAGCACTATCAAGTGATCAGTGTTGATCTCCGTAACCATGGACAATCCCCAAAGAGTGACCGTTTTACATACCGAGAAATGGCACAAGACGTACTGGCCGTTGCCGATCATTTGCAGATCGAGCAATTCGCCGTGATTGGTCATTCAATGGGTGGCAAAGTCGCAATGGCATTAAGCGAAGTTGCTCAGCATCGCTTAACGCAGCTTATCGTGATGGATATTGCACCAGTCGCCTACCAAGAACACCGCCACGAAAATGTGTTTAAAGGCCTATTGGAAGTTGCTAAACATACGGTGAATAAGCGTAGCGAAGCTGAAACTTATCTCGCGCAACACGTGGTTGAGCCAGGTGTGCGCCAATTTCTACTAAAATCATTCGCTAAAGGTGATAACGGCTATCAATGGCGCTTCAATGTTGATGCTTTGATCGCCAACTATGCAACTATTATGGGCTGGGAACCTGTCCAACCTTTTATAGGTAAGACACTGTTTATAAAAGGGCAAAACTCCGAATACATTCAAACTGCGCACCGCGCTGAAGTCGCAAAGCAATTTCCCAATGCAAAAGCCCACATGGTCGCCAATACAGGCCACTGGTTACACGCAGAAAAGCCCGATGTTGTTAGCCGAATTATCCTCAATTTTTTAGACGCTAAAGCAGATAATTGA